A window of Prolixibacter sp. SD074 contains these coding sequences:
- a CDS encoding 3'-5' exonuclease: MKEETTVLHKCISKEELNELPLNHFEGEIQLIETLEQVDEAVHYLEQQLILGFDTETRPSFKKGQTNPVALLQLSTADKAFLFRINKIGLPESLLRILADTKIVKSGAAIRDDIKILKNVNHFRPGGFVELQEYVKDFGIENFSLKKLAGIVLGFRISKSQRLTNWEAPILTTSQQIYAATDAWVSYEIYVRLLEMEGQMAI, translated from the coding sequence ATGAAGGAGGAAACAACTGTTTTACATAAGTGTATTTCGAAAGAAGAACTGAATGAATTGCCATTGAATCATTTCGAGGGTGAGATTCAGCTTATCGAGACACTGGAACAGGTAGACGAAGCGGTTCACTATCTGGAACAGCAGTTAATTCTTGGTTTCGATACCGAAACACGCCCTTCTTTCAAAAAAGGGCAAACCAATCCGGTTGCCCTTCTTCAGCTTTCTACTGCCGATAAAGCATTTTTGTTCCGAATCAATAAAATCGGTTTGCCGGAAAGCCTGCTCCGCATTTTGGCCGATACAAAAATTGTGAAGAGTGGCGCAGCAATTCGCGATGACATTAAGATTTTGAAGAATGTCAATCATTTCCGTCCGGGAGGATTTGTTGAATTGCAGGAATATGTCAAGGATTTTGGAATCGAAAATTTCAGCCTGAAGAAACTGGCCGGAATTGTGCTGGGATTCCGTATTTCCAAATCACAGCGCCTGACTAACTGGGAAGCCCCGATTTTAACAACATCTCAGCAAATCTATGCGGCTACGGATGCCTGGGTTTCGTACGAAATATATGTTCGCCTGCTCGAAATGGAAGGTCAGATGGCAATCTGA
- a CDS encoding DEAD/DEAH box helicase, which yields MKFTEFDFEPEVMDGLESMGFEECTPVQELAMPVIFQEKDLIACAQTGTGKTAAYLLPVLNRVARGGSKGIDTLIIAPTRELVFQIDQQIEGFSYFCPVSSIAVYGGGEANAFERQRVALRKGADIIVATPGRLLAHMNLRYGDFSTVRHLILDEADRMLDMGFFEDIMRIVRELPVERQTLLFSATMPPKIRKLANSILREPQEVNIAISKPAENILQVAYMTYESQKLPLVSDLLKDKDDCESILIFTSRKANVTQIVRELKKMKFRADGISSDLEQGEREEVLRNFRNKKTQIMVATDILSRGIDIEGIDLVLNFDVPNDAEDYVHRIGRTARAQRSGVAITFITEKDQHDFKKIEELIEREVTKIPVPPELGESPVYNPKKFSGRGRGNGKPFRKGGKGGNRSGGKGRNPGKSSPKK from the coding sequence TTGAAATTCACCGAATTTGATTTTGAACCGGAAGTAATGGATGGACTCGAATCCATGGGATTTGAGGAGTGCACGCCTGTGCAGGAGTTAGCCATGCCGGTTATTTTTCAGGAAAAAGACCTCATCGCCTGTGCCCAAACAGGAACCGGAAAAACAGCAGCTTATTTGCTCCCTGTGCTCAATCGCGTTGCACGCGGAGGCAGTAAAGGAATCGATACACTCATTATTGCCCCGACGCGGGAGCTGGTATTTCAAATCGATCAGCAGATCGAAGGTTTTTCTTATTTCTGTCCTGTTTCGTCGATTGCCGTTTACGGCGGGGGTGAGGCCAATGCTTTTGAGCGGCAGCGGGTGGCACTGCGGAAAGGCGCTGACATCATTGTGGCTACGCCGGGCCGGTTGCTGGCGCACATGAATTTGCGCTACGGCGATTTCTCCACGGTCCGTCACCTCATTTTGGATGAGGCCGACCGGATGCTCGATATGGGCTTCTTTGAAGATATTATGCGCATTGTGCGAGAATTGCCGGTCGAACGGCAAACACTGCTTTTTTCAGCTACTATGCCGCCCAAAATCCGCAAACTGGCCAACAGCATCCTGAGAGAGCCTCAGGAGGTAAATATTGCTATTTCCAAGCCGGCTGAAAATATTTTACAGGTGGCGTACATGACCTACGAAAGCCAGAAGTTACCGCTGGTAAGTGATCTGCTAAAGGATAAGGATGATTGCGAGAGCATCCTCATTTTTACTTCCCGCAAGGCCAATGTAACACAGATTGTCCGGGAGCTGAAAAAGATGAAATTCCGTGCCGATGGCATTAGTTCCGATTTGGAGCAGGGAGAGCGGGAGGAGGTACTGCGCAATTTCCGTAACAAGAAGACGCAGATAATGGTAGCTACCGATATTCTGTCTCGTGGTATCGATATCGAGGGCATCGACTTGGTGCTGAACTTCGACGTGCCGAACGATGCGGAAGATTATGTGCACCGGATCGGTCGTACGGCGCGGGCCCAACGTTCCGGTGTTGCCATCACCTTCATTACCGAAAAGGATCAGCACGATTTCAAGAAGATTGAAGAGCTGATTGAGCGGGAAGTGACCAAAATTCCGGTGCCTCCCGAATTGGGCGAATCGCCGGTTTATAACCCGAAGAAGTTTAGCGGCAGGGGCCGGGGGAACGGAAAACCCTTTCGCAAAGGCGGAAAAGGCGGAAATCGTTCTGGTGGCAAAGGACGCAACCCTGGCAAATCATCCCCAAAGAAATAG
- a CDS encoding helix-turn-helix transcriptional regulator — MSIWIIFRIVSITGFPSYKCNREIRNIEKGTSLPRVNNLRELAEVFNYSLDELVDIDLKSKLFLWG, encoded by the coding sequence ATATCGATATGGATAATTTTCCGGATCGTTTCCATAACAGGATTTCCTTCGTACAAATGTAACAGGGAAATCCGAAACATTGAGAAAGGGACTTCCCTGCCCCGCGTTAACAATCTGCGAGAGCTGGCTGAAGTCTTCAATTATTCGTTGGATGAGTTAGTAGATATCGATTTGAAAAGTAAGCTATTTCTTTGGGGATGA
- the dinB gene encoding DNA polymerase IV, translating to METIRKIIHIDMDAFYASVEQRDNPELRRKPVAVGGSRQRGVVAAASYEARKFGVRSAMPSVTAARKCPELIFIKPRFDAYRQVSGQIQSIFHEYTDLVEPLSLDEAFLDVTFHKKGKPSATLIAREIKQRIKDEVNLTASAGVSCNKFLAKIASDYRKPDSIFVIPPEEAEAFVEKLEIDKFFGVGKVTATRFHEMGIHFGRDLKKLERTELIRSFGKAGNYYYDIARGIDNRPVNPNRERKSIGGERTFDRDLYDAEELKHELEIIAEIVWNRVRKKQAMGKTITLKVKYADFEQITRGHTFRGNVIGVKQLYRTGVDLLPYDEAAQKGVRLLGLTMSNLTLPGEGIPVQLTLEF from the coding sequence ATGGAAACGATCCGGAAAATTATCCATATCGATATGGATGCATTCTATGCATCAGTAGAGCAGCGAGATAATCCCGAATTGCGGAGAAAACCTGTGGCTGTGGGTGGAAGCCGGCAGCGTGGTGTGGTGGCTGCTGCCAGTTATGAAGCGCGTAAGTTTGGCGTCCGATCGGCCATGCCTTCTGTTACCGCAGCCCGAAAATGCCCTGAGCTTATCTTTATCAAACCGCGCTTTGACGCGTATCGTCAGGTTTCAGGGCAAATCCAATCTATTTTTCACGAATACACCGATCTGGTGGAGCCACTTTCGCTAGACGAAGCCTTTCTGGATGTAACTTTTCACAAGAAAGGAAAACCATCGGCGACCCTGATTGCCCGCGAAATCAAGCAGCGGATAAAGGACGAAGTTAACCTGACCGCATCAGCGGGGGTTTCCTGTAACAAGTTTTTGGCAAAAATTGCTTCCGACTACCGGAAACCGGATAGCATCTTTGTCATTCCGCCGGAAGAGGCTGAAGCATTCGTAGAAAAGCTGGAGATAGACAAATTCTTTGGTGTTGGTAAAGTAACGGCCACCCGTTTTCATGAAATGGGCATTCATTTTGGGCGCGATTTGAAAAAACTGGAACGGACAGAACTTATTCGTTCGTTTGGTAAAGCAGGAAATTATTACTACGACATTGCCCGGGGCATCGATAACCGGCCGGTAAATCCAAACCGGGAACGGAAATCGATTGGTGGGGAACGTACTTTCGATCGCGATCTGTATGATGCGGAAGAGTTAAAGCACGAACTGGAAATTATCGCCGAAATTGTCTGGAACCGGGTCAGGAAAAAGCAGGCCATGGGAAAGACGATAACGCTCAAGGTGAAATATGCCGATTTCGAACAGATTACCCGGGGCCATACCTTCCGCGGAAACGTTATCGGGGTGAAGCAGCTGTATCGCACCGGTGTCGATTTGTTGCCGTACGACGAAGCAGCCCAAAAAGGCGTTCGTCTTTTGGGATTGACCATGTCAAATCTGACCCTTCCGGGTGAAGGAATTCCTGTTCAGCTTACCCTCGAATTCTAA
- a CDS encoding VOC family protein, whose protein sequence is MKIEHIAIWTLHLEEMKTFYETYFSAKAGKQYHNPDKQFTSYFLSFDEGARLELMHRPGMSQNSGSTDLTGITHLAFSVGNRTTVDQLTERLRRDGYVIAGEPRVTGDGYYESVILDPDGNHIEITG, encoded by the coding sequence ATGAAGATTGAACACATTGCCATCTGGACGCTCCACCTGGAGGAGATGAAAACGTTCTACGAGACTTATTTCTCGGCGAAAGCCGGGAAACAATATCACAACCCGGATAAGCAGTTTACGTCCTATTTCCTTTCGTTCGATGAAGGAGCACGGCTGGAGCTGATGCACCGGCCGGGAATGAGCCAGAACTCAGGCAGCACAGACCTGACCGGAATTACGCATCTGGCCTTTTCGGTAGGTAACCGGACAACCGTTGATCAACTCACGGAAAGACTCCGCCGCGATGGTTACGTGATTGCCGGAGAGCCGCGGGTAACCGGTGATGGATACTATGAAAGTGTCATTCTCGATCCCGATGGAAACCATATCGAAATTACCGGGTAA
- a CDS encoding diacylglycerol kinase family protein: MKKSNDNFFVRRKRAFGHAWRGLRLLAGREVHFRIHLIAFIVVLAVGWWTGLSLAEWLSIIIVSGLVFTAEAFNSVIERLCDFVSPEYHTRIKDIKDMSAAAVTLAAITAFIAGLIIFIPKLIFPLFS, translated from the coding sequence ATGAAAAAATCAAACGATAACTTTTTTGTCCGCAGAAAACGAGCCTTTGGCCATGCCTGGAGAGGATTGCGTCTCCTTGCCGGGAGAGAGGTTCATTTCCGCATACATCTGATCGCTTTCATCGTGGTGCTGGCGGTTGGCTGGTGGACAGGACTCTCCCTGGCCGAATGGCTCAGCATTATCATTGTGAGCGGGCTGGTTTTTACGGCCGAGGCATTCAACAGCGTAATTGAACGCCTTTGCGACTTCGTATCGCCGGAGTACCATACACGGATAAAAGACATCAAAGATATGTCCGCGGCAGCGGTTACCCTGGCAGCTATTACGGCCTTTATCGCAGGATTGATTATCTTCATTCCGAAACTTATTTTCCCACTGTTTTCGTAA
- a CDS encoding DUF2007-related protein, which translates to MNDIKAIEVFAGTSWEAGLVKSLLENAATGVFVQDEIQGTLVPWYTSAGGTSSIRLVVSSEDEEKAREVVNQYLTDIARR; encoded by the coding sequence ATGAATGACATTAAAGCCATAGAAGTATTTGCCGGAACCAGTTGGGAAGCCGGCCTGGTGAAAAGCCTGCTGGAAAATGCAGCAACTGGAGTATTCGTTCAGGATGAAATCCAGGGAACTTTGGTGCCCTGGTACACGAGCGCCGGAGGGACAAGTTCGATCCGGCTGGTGGTTTCCAGCGAGGATGAAGAGAAAGCCCGCGAAGTAGTAAACCAGTATTTGACTGATATAGCCCGCCGTTAG
- a CDS encoding Spy/CpxP family protein refolding chaperone, translating into MKKIAVLIVAVLLATGLSAEAQSNMNQGSMRNMHNQSGMMMQGNRTGNYGMMSGEMMGQGMMNGNYSHMMGGTLPMWRYERMVAMLPRMQSQLSLTSDQTEKLIDLKSAYQKKEIDLSALQQKRQLQLQSLLQSNASAEAVRKQLQSCTDVSIDMGVEAYKTVQQMESVLNNSQQKEFQSWMMNSMQNNKMMNSMQNNNMNGHGMGKGMMNN; encoded by the coding sequence ATGAAGAAAATTGCAGTATTAATTGTCGCTGTACTTCTGGCAACAGGCTTGTCAGCTGAAGCACAATCAAACATGAACCAGGGATCGATGCGCAACATGCACAATCAATCGGGCATGATGATGCAGGGAAACCGAACGGGAAACTACGGAATGATGTCCGGTGAAATGATGGGACAAGGTATGATGAATGGTAACTATTCCCATATGATGGGAGGGACCTTGCCCATGTGGAGGTATGAACGAATGGTAGCCATGCTGCCCCGCATGCAGTCACAGCTTTCGCTGACATCCGATCAAACGGAGAAACTGATTGACCTGAAATCAGCTTATCAGAAAAAAGAGATCGATTTAAGCGCGTTGCAACAAAAACGACAACTGCAACTGCAGTCGTTGCTTCAGAGCAACGCCTCAGCTGAAGCGGTACGCAAACAATTGCAAAGTTGCACCGATGTAAGTATTGATATGGGCGTAGAAGCCTATAAAACGGTTCAGCAAATGGAATCCGTTCTGAATAATTCCCAACAGAAAGAATTCCAAAGTTGGATGATGAATTCCATGCAGAATAATAAGATGATGAATTCCATGCAGAATAATAACATGAACGGCCATGGCATGGGAAAAGGAATGATGAACAATTAA
- a CDS encoding AraC family transcriptional regulator, producing METRVLHIKNMRCQHCIWVVEKIINKLKIKIEEINLGEVVIETSNVDADYLDELKVELKKGGFELVESKKMQIVEQIKAYILYWLQKNSIDKERRNLSDFLVTKTGLSYGSLSTVFSEVENLTIEKYYINQRIEKAKELILFDEHNFEEISYELGYSSLAHFSSQFKSITGDSPLQYKKKLKQRELLL from the coding sequence ATGGAAACACGGGTTTTACATATAAAAAACATGAGATGCCAGCATTGTATATGGGTTGTCGAAAAAATTATTAATAAACTGAAAATTAAAATCGAGGAAATTAATCTGGGGGAAGTTGTAATCGAAACTTCAAATGTGGATGCTGACTATTTGGATGAGTTGAAAGTTGAATTGAAAAAAGGCGGTTTTGAATTGGTTGAGAGCAAAAAGATGCAGATTGTGGAACAGATAAAGGCCTACATTTTATATTGGTTACAAAAAAATTCTATTGATAAGGAGAGAAGAAATTTATCTGATTTCCTTGTAACGAAAACAGGACTGAGCTATGGTTCTCTAAGCACGGTCTTTTCAGAAGTTGAAAATTTGACTATTGAGAAATATTATATCAATCAGAGAATTGAAAAAGCGAAGGAACTCATACTTTTTGATGAGCATAATTTTGAAGAAATATCTTATGAATTGGGATACAGTAGCCTCGCTCACTTTTCAAGTCAGTTTAAATCGATAACCGGTGATTCACCGCTTCAATACAAGAAAAAGTTAAAACAAAGGGAATTACTACTATGA
- a CDS encoding Spy/CpxP family protein refolding chaperone produces MKKMKKLVIITTALLFMAGYTASAQMMGQNNNQNQKQGMMMQNSGMMKGGMMQSGGMMQGMMNNGMCPMCGQMMNQNMLMKKYGMMVNRLPNMQQQLSLTDDQVNQLFDLQTGFKKQQLDYQSELRKKQMKLNSLLADNASASQVKNQMEACSETKTDMKVAAYETAGKMKAVLTNDQKEQLKNMMMQQGGMMKGGMINQGQGRMMQNQNNQ; encoded by the coding sequence ATGAAAAAGATGAAAAAGTTAGTAATTATTACAACAGCCCTCCTGTTTATGGCAGGGTATACGGCAAGCGCCCAAATGATGGGACAAAACAACAATCAAAATCAAAAACAAGGCATGATGATGCAAAACAGCGGAATGATGAAAGGTGGCATGATGCAAAGTGGCGGAATGATGCAGGGCATGATGAACAATGGTATGTGCCCTATGTGCGGGCAAATGATGAACCAAAACATGCTCATGAAAAAATACGGCATGATGGTGAACCGCCTGCCAAACATGCAGCAACAACTGTCGCTCACCGATGACCAGGTGAATCAACTTTTCGATTTGCAAACCGGGTTTAAAAAGCAACAACTCGATTATCAGTCAGAACTGCGTAAAAAACAGATGAAGTTGAATAGTTTGCTGGCAGACAACGCCTCGGCCAGCCAGGTAAAAAACCAGATGGAAGCCTGTTCCGAAACAAAAACCGACATGAAAGTAGCTGCTTATGAAACCGCCGGAAAAATGAAAGCAGTGCTCACCAACGACCAGAAAGAGCAATTGAAAAACATGATGATGCAACAAGGCGGAATGATGAAAGGTGGCATGATTAACCAGGGCCAGGGTAGAATGATGCAAAATCAAAATAATCAATAA
- a CDS encoding SHOCT domain-containing protein has translation MMGGGFGMGWWWIIGIVVLIAIIWPLAQRFNRNNSASQSPGKSALDILKERYAKGEIDKQEFEERKKDLM, from the coding sequence ATGATGGGAGGAGGATTCGGAATGGGCTGGTGGTGGATAATCGGCATTGTTGTGCTGATTGCCATTATCTGGCCGTTGGCGCAAAGGTTCAACAGGAACAACAGCGCCAGTCAAAGCCCCGGCAAGTCGGCGCTCGATATTTTGAAAGAGCGCTACGCCAAGGGAGAAATAGACAAACAGGAATTTGAAGAACGGAAAAAGGATTTAATGTAG
- a CDS encoding DUF302 domain-containing protein — protein sequence MKYYIEKTTNYSFDEAVEKVTEELKKEGFGVLSEINIHEKLKEKLDVDFRKYRILGACNPPKAYEALQAENKIGTMLPCNVIVQELDESKTEVAAVDPVASMMAVGNAELESIAKEIRTKLQKVIDAV from the coding sequence ATGAAATATTATATTGAAAAAACCACCAATTATTCTTTCGACGAAGCCGTTGAAAAAGTAACAGAAGAATTGAAAAAAGAAGGTTTTGGCGTATTGTCAGAAATAAATATCCACGAAAAGCTAAAGGAAAAGCTGGATGTGGATTTCAGGAAATACAGGATTCTTGGCGCGTGCAACCCGCCCAAAGCTTATGAAGCGCTCCAGGCAGAAAACAAAATAGGCACCATGTTGCCCTGCAACGTAATTGTGCAGGAACTGGATGAAAGCAAAACAGAAGTTGCAGCGGTTGACCCGGTAGCTTCAATGATGGCCGTTGGAAATGCTGAGCTCGAAAGCATTGCGAAGGAAATCCGCACAAAACTTCAAAAAGTCATCGACGCCGTGTAA
- a CDS encoding copper-translocating P-type ATPase — MDKQHNHQEPGHHKAHDHHEQHEHHDGHTHKDSNHSGQGQGSHDHHAMMIRDFRKRFWVSTIISIPILVFSPMIQDFLGYEWLLPGNKYILLILSTFVYFWGGWPFLKGFYEEIKAKGPGMMTLIAMAISVAYFYSAATVFGLKGVDFFWELVTLIDIMLLGHWLEMKSVLGASKALQLLVSMMPAEAHRVKGDKVEDVKLEELQKDDIILIKPGEKVSADGVIVDGSSYLNESMLTGESKPVKKEKDNKVIGGSINGNGSLKVKVVNTGKDSYLNKVIKMVEEAQKTKSKMQNLSDRASKWLTYIALTTGFGTLTVWLLLGYDFVFALERMVTVMVIACPHALGLAIPLVVAISTAVSAQNGLLIRNRTAFEESRKITTLLFDKTGTLTSGVFGVARYESINKAIKKEEMFRLAGALEQNSEHPIAVGIINKLKELKVNIPKTEKFNAITGKGVEARVEGKQVKVVSPGYLKEKNWEMPEGSVSSEAETVVFVTIDEKVAGYIALSDAIRPESREAIKTFKDNNIKTFMATGDNERVAKAVASELGLDGYFAEVLPHQKVEIVRDLQGKGEFVAMTGDGVNDAPALAQANVGIAVGSGTDIAAETADIVLVNSNPKDIANLILFGKATYNKMIQNLIWATGYNAVAIPLAAGVLYSAGFVLGPAVGAVFMSLSTIIVAINAQFLKRKMKK; from the coding sequence ATGGATAAGCAACACAATCATCAGGAACCCGGACACCATAAAGCGCATGACCACCATGAACAACATGAACACCATGACGGGCACACGCATAAAGACAGTAACCACAGCGGGCAGGGCCAAGGGTCGCATGATCACCATGCCATGATGATCCGGGATTTTCGCAAACGGTTTTGGGTTTCAACCATCATTTCAATCCCAATCCTGGTTTTCTCACCCATGATACAGGACTTTTTGGGTTACGAGTGGCTGCTCCCGGGCAACAAATATATCTTGCTGATCCTTTCTACCTTTGTTTACTTCTGGGGGGGCTGGCCTTTTCTAAAAGGGTTTTATGAGGAGATAAAAGCCAAAGGCCCAGGAATGATGACATTGATTGCCATGGCCATATCAGTTGCCTATTTTTATAGCGCCGCCACGGTGTTTGGCCTTAAAGGGGTTGACTTTTTCTGGGAGCTCGTTACATTGATCGACATCATGTTGTTGGGCCACTGGCTGGAAATGAAATCGGTATTGGGGGCATCAAAAGCCCTTCAACTGCTGGTAAGCATGATGCCTGCCGAGGCACACCGGGTGAAAGGCGATAAAGTGGAAGATGTGAAACTGGAAGAACTCCAAAAAGATGACATTATCCTCATCAAACCCGGAGAGAAAGTATCGGCTGACGGGGTTATCGTGGATGGCAGCAGTTACCTGAACGAGTCGATGCTTACTGGTGAATCAAAACCGGTAAAAAAGGAAAAGGACAATAAGGTGATCGGGGGATCCATTAATGGCAACGGATCACTGAAGGTAAAGGTAGTGAATACCGGTAAGGACAGTTACCTGAACAAGGTGATAAAAATGGTCGAAGAAGCGCAAAAAACCAAGTCGAAAATGCAGAACCTTTCCGACAGGGCGTCTAAATGGCTTACTTATATCGCCCTTACCACTGGTTTTGGGACTTTAACCGTATGGCTGTTGCTAGGCTACGATTTTGTTTTTGCCCTGGAAAGAATGGTTACGGTCATGGTTATTGCCTGTCCGCACGCGTTAGGCCTGGCTATACCGCTTGTGGTGGCCATTTCAACGGCCGTGTCGGCGCAAAACGGCTTGCTGATACGCAACCGTACGGCCTTTGAAGAATCAAGGAAAATCACGACGCTTCTGTTTGATAAAACAGGAACATTGACATCTGGTGTTTTCGGCGTTGCCAGGTATGAATCGATAAACAAAGCAATTAAAAAGGAAGAAATGTTCCGCCTGGCCGGCGCTTTGGAGCAAAACTCGGAACACCCGATTGCCGTTGGCATCATAAATAAACTGAAAGAATTGAAAGTAAATATCCCCAAAACTGAAAAATTCAATGCCATTACCGGAAAGGGTGTTGAAGCCAGGGTTGAAGGGAAACAGGTAAAAGTAGTAAGCCCCGGTTACTTAAAAGAGAAAAACTGGGAAATGCCCGAAGGTTCGGTTTCAAGCGAGGCGGAAACAGTGGTCTTTGTAACTATTGATGAAAAGGTTGCAGGTTATATAGCGCTGTCGGATGCCATTCGCCCCGAAAGCAGGGAAGCCATCAAGACATTTAAAGATAACAATATCAAGACATTTATGGCTACCGGCGATAATGAAAGGGTGGCCAAAGCGGTAGCATCCGAACTCGGGTTGGATGGCTATTTCGCTGAGGTTTTACCCCATCAAAAAGTGGAGATCGTTAGAGATCTACAGGGCAAGGGTGAGTTCGTGGCCATGACCGGCGACGGCGTAAACGATGCCCCGGCTCTGGCACAAGCCAATGTGGGCATCGCCGTGGGCTCGGGAACTGATATAGCGGCTGAAACCGCAGATATCGTTCTCGTGAACAGTAATCCTAAAGACATAGCCAACCTGATATTATTCGGTAAAGCAACTTACAACAAAATGATCCAAAACCTCATTTGGGCCACCGGATATAATGCTGTGGCGATCCCGCTGGCGGCAGGTGTATTATACTCCGCAGGATTTGTGCTGGGCCCTGCTGTCGGGGCTGTTTTCATGAGCCTGAGCACCATCATAGTTGCCATTAACGCGCAATTCTTAAAACGTAAAATGAAAAAATAA
- a CDS encoding class I fructose-bisphosphate aldolase produces the protein MINRIEKIKEYLGSSQDDLLTHTCETITADQLTLPGPDYLEKVFTGSDRNVQVLKSLASIYNHGRLGGTGFLSILPVDQGIEHTAGSSFAPNPMYFDPENIIKLAIEGGCNAVATTFGGLALHARKYAHKIPFIVKINHNELLTYPNTYDQIMFGSVREAWNLGAAAVGATIYFGSAESDRQIQEVSEAFEEAHEMGMGTILWCYTRNSAFKTADRDYHTAADLTGQANHIGVTIKADLIKQKLPDTNGGFRDLKFGKMVPAMYDKLATNHPIDLCRYQVVNNYMGKIGLINSGGASSGASDFAEAVRTAVINKRAGGTGLISGRKAFQRPFQEGVQLLNIIQDVYLSRDITIA, from the coding sequence ATGATAAACAGGATAGAAAAAATTAAAGAATACCTGGGCAGTTCACAGGATGATCTATTAACACATACTTGTGAAACAATAACCGCAGACCAACTCACGCTTCCCGGTCCCGATTACCTCGAAAAGGTTTTTACAGGAAGCGACCGCAACGTACAAGTGCTGAAAAGCCTCGCTTCCATCTATAATCATGGCAGGTTGGGCGGTACCGGCTTCCTGTCAATATTGCCTGTTGACCAGGGTATTGAGCATACAGCAGGCAGCTCTTTTGCCCCAAATCCCATGTACTTCGACCCTGAAAATATCATCAAACTGGCAATTGAAGGCGGGTGCAACGCGGTGGCCACCACCTTTGGGGGACTGGCATTGCATGCCCGAAAATATGCGCATAAAATCCCCTTTATAGTAAAGATAAACCACAACGAACTATTGACCTATCCCAATACCTATGACCAGATTATGTTTGGGTCGGTACGCGAGGCATGGAACCTGGGGGCGGCGGCGGTTGGAGCCACCATTTATTTTGGCTCTGCCGAGTCCGACCGACAGATACAGGAAGTATCGGAAGCTTTTGAGGAAGCACACGAAATGGGGATGGGCACCATTTTATGGTGTTACACACGAAACAGTGCCTTTAAAACAGCAGACAGGGATTACCATACCGCGGCCGATCTTACCGGACAAGCCAACCATATCGGGGTAACCATTAAGGCTGACCTGATCAAACAAAAGCTTCCTGATACTAACGGAGGATTCCGTGACCTCAAATTTGGAAAAATGGTCCCGGCAATGTATGATAAGCTTGCCACCAATCACCCTATTGACCTGTGCCGTTACCAGGTGGTCAACAATTACATGGGAAAAATTGGTTTGATCAATTCGGGCGGCGCCTCTTCAGGAGCATCCGATTTCGCGGAGGCTGTACGCACTGCCGTGATCAACAAAAGAGCGGGGGGTACCGGGCTGATTTCAGGAAGGAAGGCTTTTCAACGCCCGTTTCAGGAAGGTGTCCAATTACTGAATATCATTCAGGATGTTTATCTTTCAAGGGACATCACCATTGCATGA